From the Rhodothalassiaceae bacterium genome, one window contains:
- a CDS encoding alkanesulfonate monooxygenase, translated as MSTSAVRPRNRMFLKDHFKLGIFSANCSSGMAVTKVPERWVNSWENNLRLAQMCDAAGLDFMLPIARWVGYGGETDFHHNVLETVTWAAGLLAGTERISVIATMHTAFNHPVVVAKQIATIDQIGAGRAGLNIVAGWNKPEYDALGIQLPDDHETRYEYAQEWFEIVKKLWREKNRFDWNGKYFHLTQVHSDPKPVNGTPPIINAAGSKQGRVFATRNANFLFTSAVDLERSRHEIIELKDQAKHYGREVDVLTFSYVVCRPTRKEAEDYHRYYVDENADWKAVDNLMHLQLAHAQSFPHDLLMKIRRRFAGGHGGVPLIGTPQDVAEGILKLHEVGFGGTTLAFVNYVDEFPYFRDEVLPLLEQAGIRLPNRELGADAA; from the coding sequence ATGTCCACGAGCGCTGTGCGCCCGCGCAACCGGATGTTCCTCAAGGACCACTTCAAGCTCGGCATCTTTTCCGCCAACTGCTCATCGGGCATGGCGGTCACCAAGGTGCCCGAGCGCTGGGTGAACTCATGGGAGAACAACCTGCGGCTCGCCCAGATGTGCGATGCCGCCGGGCTCGACTTCATGCTCCCCATCGCGCGCTGGGTGGGCTATGGCGGCGAGACGGACTTTCACCACAATGTGCTGGAGACGGTGACCTGGGCGGCCGGGCTGCTGGCCGGTACCGAGCGCATCTCGGTGATCGCCACCATGCACACCGCCTTCAACCACCCGGTCGTCGTCGCCAAGCAGATCGCGACCATCGACCAGATCGGGGCGGGGCGCGCCGGCCTCAACATCGTCGCCGGCTGGAACAAGCCGGAATACGACGCGCTCGGCATCCAGCTTCCCGACGATCACGAGACCCGCTACGAATATGCCCAGGAGTGGTTCGAGATCGTCAAGAAGCTCTGGCGCGAGAAGAACCGCTTCGACTGGAACGGCAAGTACTTCCACCTCACCCAGGTCCACTCCGACCCCAAGCCCGTCAACGGCACGCCGCCCATCATCAATGCCGCGGGTTCAAAGCAGGGCCGCGTGTTCGCAACCAGGAACGCCAATTTCCTCTTCACCTCGGCGGTGGATCTGGAGCGCTCACGCCACGAGATCATTGAGCTCAAGGACCAGGCCAAACATTACGGCCGGGAGGTCGATGTGCTGACGTTTTCCTATGTCGTCTGCCGCCCCACCCGGAAGGAGGCCGAGGACTACCATCGCTACTATGTCGACGAGAACGCCGACTGGAAGGCCGTCGACAACCTGATGCATCTCCAGCTCGCCCACGCCCAGTCCTTCCCCCATGATCTGCTGATGAAGATCCGCCGGCGGTTTGCGGGCGGCCACGGCGGGGTGCCGCTGATCGGCACGCCCCAGGACGTGGCCGAGGGGATCTTGAAGCTGCACGAGGTGGGCTTCGGCGGCACGACGCTCGCCTTCGTCAACTACGTCGACGAATTCCCCTATTTCCGGGACGAGGTGCTGCCGCTGCTGGAGCAGGCGGGCATCCGCCTGCCGAACCGCGAGCTCGGGGCCGATGCCGCCTGA
- a CDS encoding transcriptional regulator FeaR, translated as MSQARPGSGCWYRGLDSWDRALKAVCGPFDTEPLEELSGPASFSGRIGVHRTAGLEVADLAIDPCRIVKTRRALGLSEDRHVFLILQRAGEARLYQNGRMAHLEPGDCALIDSRRESEFILAGGIQQLSCHLPWERLAEGLGVARAERLPFATVFKGETAAGRELSRYLIELVIRPPSAAGAEDALDGLLGALAGLVDARVPDQPRRAERLLAALDLYLERHLHDPDLDVERIARDNNLSRRSLYRLFAARGTTPLAWLWGLRLERARMMLADPRFSAWHLTDIALACGFRDHAHFTRRFKERFGHPPSLLRRAG; from the coding sequence ATGTCGCAGGCTCGGCCGGGCAGCGGCTGCTGGTATCGCGGGCTCGATTCCTGGGATCGGGCGCTGAAGGCCGTGTGCGGGCCCTTCGACACCGAGCCGCTGGAGGAGCTGTCGGGCCCCGCCTCCTTCAGCGGGCGCATCGGCGTGCACCGGACCGCGGGCCTCGAGGTCGCGGATCTGGCGATCGATCCCTGCCGCATCGTCAAGACCCGGCGCGCGCTGGGCCTGAGCGAGGACCGCCACGTCTTCCTGATCCTCCAGCGCGCGGGCGAGGCGCGGCTCTACCAGAACGGCCGGATGGCGCATCTGGAGCCGGGCGACTGCGCGCTCATCGATTCGCGCCGCGAATCCGAGTTCATCCTCGCCGGCGGCATCCAGCAGCTCTCCTGCCATCTGCCCTGGGAGCGGCTGGCTGAAGGGCTGGGCGTCGCGCGCGCCGAGCGGCTGCCGTTCGCGACGGTGTTCAAGGGCGAAACCGCGGCCGGCCGCGAGCTGTCGCGCTATCTGATCGAGCTCGTCATCCGGCCGCCCTCGGCCGCGGGCGCAGAGGACGCGCTGGACGGGCTTCTGGGGGCGCTCGCCGGGCTCGTCGACGCGCGCGTGCCGGACCAGCCGCGGCGCGCGGAACGGCTGCTGGCCGCACTCGACCTTTATCTCGAGCGGCACCTGCATGACCCCGACCTCGACGTCGAGCGCATCGCGCGCGACAACAATCTCTCCCGGCGCAGCCTCTACCGGCTGTTCGCCGCGCGCGGGACGACGCCGCTCGCCTGGCTGTGGGGGCTGAGGCTGGAGCGCGCGCGGATGATGCTGGCGGATCCGCGCTTCTCGGCTTGGCATCTGACCGACATCGCGCTCGCCTGCGGCTTTCGCGACCACGCGCATTTCACCCGCCGCTTCAAAGAGCGCTTCGGACATCCCCCCTCGCTCCTGCGCCGCGCCGGCTGA
- the arsC-1 gene encoding arsenate reductase, with translation MAAEPVIIWHNPRCSKSRGALKILEERGVPHEVRPYLENPPSAAEIADVMKKLGIDDPRAMMRTKEPEYRELGLAQADRETLIRAMATHPRLIERPILIRGHRAIIARPPELAEEFLRG, from the coding sequence ATGGCGGCCGAGCCCGTTATCATCTGGCACAATCCGCGCTGCTCGAAGTCCCGCGGCGCGCTGAAGATCCTCGAGGAGCGGGGCGTGCCCCACGAGGTGCGGCCGTATCTCGAGAACCCGCCGAGCGCGGCGGAGATCGCGGACGTGATGAAGAAGCTCGGGATCGACGACCCCCGGGCGATGATGCGCACGAAGGAGCCCGAATACCGCGAGCTGGGCCTGGCGCAGGCGGACCGCGAGACGCTGATCCGGGCGATGGCGACCCACCCGCGGCTCATCGAGCGGCCCATTCTGATCCGTGGGCACAGGGCGATCATCGCACGTCCCCCGGAGCTGGCCGAGGAATTTCTGCGCGGCTAA
- a CDS encoding GMC family oxidoreductase: MVTVSGLQSKTEYLIIGAGAAGSWLARRLAEAGRSVVVVEAGPAWRLDDLQSSQIWARRLRWGGPGVETTGAHAFGYGFNAGWGLGGAALHHYGTWLRFDPEDFRMRTATGRGRDWPFGYDTLRPFYDRVQEEVGISGDAKAEVWRPDGAPYPLPPLAITPQGEAIARGFAAVGQRTAPMPMAILSRDWKGRAACLYDGWCDAGCPIGALYNPLVRDIPAARRAGARFITQALVTSLLWDEGAGRVAGALYRVRAGGALKRVEADTVILAASAVHNPALLLNSVSGRWPKGIGNDHDLVGRFFMTHAVLGVYALMPEETFPHLGVSGAQLSARDDYARRRADEPEAFGSYHWLIAPAAKPNDLLGIAIARPDVWGAALDPFLKRASRHFAGMPAMVEDQPQADNRITLAGPPDPERPPRPHIRHAFAPGTLAVWRRARRIGMGVMKAAGAEEVWASGVNTAHMMGGTIMGEDPAESVTDPRGRVHGTPNLYIAGTGLYPAAGALNPTFTLYALAERLADHLTGTDPSADPASHETGASRP, encoded by the coding sequence ATGGTGACGGTCTCGGGCCTTCAGTCCAAAACCGAATACCTGATCATCGGCGCCGGTGCCGCCGGTTCCTGGCTCGCGCGCCGGCTGGCCGAGGCCGGGCGCTCGGTGGTCGTGGTGGAGGCGGGGCCGGCCTGGCGGCTCGACGACCTGCAGTCCTCCCAGATCTGGGCCCGGCGGCTGCGCTGGGGCGGGCCGGGCGTGGAGACGACGGGCGCCCATGCCTTCGGCTACGGCTTCAACGCCGGCTGGGGGCTGGGAGGAGCCGCGCTCCATCACTACGGCACCTGGCTGCGCTTCGATCCCGAGGACTTCCGGATGCGCACGGCGACCGGCCGCGGGCGCGACTGGCCCTTTGGATACGACACGCTGCGGCCCTTCTACGACCGGGTGCAGGAGGAGGTCGGGATCTCCGGCGACGCAAAGGCCGAGGTCTGGCGGCCCGACGGCGCGCCCTACCCGCTGCCGCCGCTCGCCATCACGCCGCAGGGCGAGGCGATCGCGCGGGGCTTTGCGGCCGTCGGCCAGCGCACGGCGCCCATGCCGATGGCGATCCTGAGCCGCGACTGGAAGGGGCGCGCGGCCTGCCTCTATGACGGCTGGTGCGATGCGGGCTGCCCGATCGGTGCGCTCTACAACCCCCTCGTGCGCGACATCCCGGCCGCGCGCCGGGCCGGCGCCCGCTTCATCACCCAAGCCCTCGTCACCAGCCTGCTGTGGGACGAGGGGGCCGGCCGCGTCGCCGGCGCGCTCTATCGCGTTCGCGCGGGCGGGGCGCTGAAGCGCGTGGAGGCCGATACCGTGATCCTCGCGGCCTCCGCCGTCCACAACCCGGCGCTCCTGCTCAACTCGGTGAGCGGCCGCTGGCCGAAGGGCATCGGCAATGACCATGATCTTGTCGGCCGCTTCTTCATGACCCATGCGGTGCTCGGCGTCTATGCGCTCATGCCGGAGGAGACCTTCCCCCATCTCGGCGTCTCCGGCGCGCAGCTTTCCGCCCGGGACGACTATGCCCGCCGCCGCGCCGACGAGCCGGAGGCCTTCGGCAGCTACCACTGGCTGATCGCGCCGGCCGCCAAGCCCAATGACCTGCTGGGCATCGCCATCGCCCGCCCCGATGTCTGGGGTGCGGCGCTCGATCCGTTCCTGAAGCGCGCCAGCCGCCATTTCGCCGGCATGCCGGCGATGGTGGAGGACCAGCCGCAGGCCGACAACCGCATCACGCTTGCCGGACCGCCCGATCCCGAGCGGCCGCCCCGTCCGCACATCCGGCATGCGTTTGCGCCCGGGACGCTCGCCGTCTGGCGGCGCGCGCGGCGGATCGGCATGGGGGTCATGAAGGCGGCGGGCGCGGAAGAGGTCTGGGCGAGCGGCGTCAACACGGCGCACATGATGGGCGGCACGATCATGGGCGAGGATCCGGCCGAATCCGTGACCGATCCCCGGGGCCGCGTCCACGGCACGCCCAATCTCTACATCGCCGGCACGGGGCTCTACCCGGCCGCCGGCGCGCTCAACCCCACCTTCACCCTCTACGCACTGGCCGAGCGCCTTGCGGATCATCTGACGGGCACGGATCCGTCCGCCGATCCCGCCTCCCATGAGACGGGGGCCTCCCGGCCCTGA
- the groL5 gene encoding 60 kDa chaperonin 5 — translation MAAKDVKFGEEAREKLLRGVDILANAVKVTLGPKGRNVVLEKTFGAPRITKDGVSVAKEIELKDKFENMGAQMVKEVASRTSDVAGDGTTTATVLAQAIVKEGAKAIAAGMNPMDLKRGIDLAVSKVVEDLKKRAKEVSGSEQIAQVGTISANGDREVGEMIAKAMEKVGNEGVITVEEAKGLETELEVVEGMQFDRGYLSPYFVTNAEKMIVELEDPYILIHEKKLSNLASLLPVLEKVVQSGKPLLIIAEDVEGEALATLVVNKLRGGLKVAAVKAPGFGDRRKAMLQDIAILTGGQVISEELGIKLENVTLDMLGRARKVTITKDDTTIVDGAGDKEEIKARIAQIKQQIEETNSDYDREKLQERLAKLAGGVAVIRVGGATEVEVKERKDRVEDALHATRAAVEEGIVPGGGVALLYATKVLDGLTGENDDQTKGIDIVRRALEAPVRQIVENAGFDGAVVVGKLLEQNDPNFGFDAQAEEYANLVERGIIDPTKVVRTALQDAASVAGLLITTEAMIAELPKKETAPVGPAGADMDF, via the coding sequence ATGGCTGCCAAGGACGTGAAGTTCGGTGAGGAGGCCCGCGAGAAACTGCTGCGCGGCGTCGACATTCTTGCCAATGCGGTGAAGGTGACGCTGGGCCCGAAGGGCCGCAACGTGGTGCTGGAGAAGACCTTCGGCGCGCCCCGGATCACCAAGGACGGTGTCTCGGTCGCCAAGGAGATCGAGCTCAAGGACAAGTTCGAGAACATGGGTGCGCAGATGGTCAAGGAAGTGGCCTCGCGCACGAGCGATGTGGCCGGTGACGGCACCACGACCGCGACCGTTCTCGCCCAGGCGATCGTCAAGGAGGGCGCCAAGGCGATCGCGGCCGGCATGAACCCCATGGACCTGAAGCGCGGCATCGATCTCGCCGTCTCCAAGGTCGTCGAGGATCTGAAGAAGCGGGCCAAGGAGGTCTCCGGCTCCGAGCAGATCGCCCAGGTCGGCACGATCTCGGCCAATGGCGACCGCGAGGTCGGCGAGATGATCGCCAAGGCCATGGAGAAGGTCGGCAACGAGGGCGTGATCACGGTCGAGGAGGCCAAGGGTCTCGAGACCGAGCTCGAGGTCGTGGAGGGCATGCAGTTCGACCGCGGCTATCTGTCGCCCTACTTCGTCACCAACGCCGAGAAGATGATCGTGGAGCTGGAGGATCCCTACATCCTGATCCACGAGAAGAAGCTCTCGAATCTCGCCTCGCTGCTGCCGGTGCTTGAGAAGGTCGTGCAGTCCGGCAAGCCGCTGCTGATCATCGCCGAGGACGTCGAGGGCGAGGCGCTGGCGACCCTCGTCGTGAACAAGCTGCGCGGCGGGCTCAAGGTCGCGGCGGTCAAGGCGCCCGGCTTCGGTGACCGGCGCAAGGCCATGCTGCAGGACATCGCGATCCTGACCGGCGGCCAGGTGATCTCGGAAGAGCTCGGCATCAAGCTCGAGAACGTGACCCTCGACATGCTGGGCCGCGCCCGCAAGGTGACCATCACGAAGGACGACACCACCATCGTCGATGGCGCGGGCGACAAGGAGGAGATCAAGGCCCGGATCGCCCAGATCAAGCAGCAGATCGAGGAGACCAACTCCGACTACGATCGCGAGAAGCTGCAGGAGCGTCTGGCCAAGCTCGCCGGCGGTGTCGCGGTGATCCGCGTCGGTGGTGCGACCGAGGTGGAGGTCAAGGAGCGCAAGGACCGCGTCGAGGACGCGCTGCATGCGACCCGCGCGGCCGTCGAGGAGGGCATCGTGCCCGGCGGTGGCGTGGCACTGCTCTATGCGACGAAGGTCCTCGATGGTCTGACCGGCGAGAACGACGACCAGACCAAGGGCATCGACATCGTGCGGCGTGCCCTTGAGGCCCCGGTGCGGCAGATCGTTGAGAACGCGGGCTTCGACGGCGCGGTCGTCGTCGGCAAGCTGCTCGAGCAGAACGACCCGAACTTCGGCTTCGACGCGCAGGCCGAGGAGTATGCGAACCTGGTCGAGCGCGGCATCATCGACCCGACCAAGGTGGTGCGCACCGCGCTGCAGGATGCGGCCTCCGTCGCCGGCCTGCTGATCACCACCGAGGCGATGATCGCCGAGCTGCCGAAGAAGGAGACCGCGCCGGTCGGTCCGGCGGGCGCCGACATGGACTTCTGA
- the lexA gene encoding LexA repressor: MLTRKQHDLLRFIHERLEETGIAPSFDEMKEALGLRSKSGVHRLVTALEERGFLRRLPHRARALEVLRPPPELELAAGRGGAPRARAGGERTVVPFAGREAAAATVTVPLHGRIAAGTPIEALEEVDSHIAIPQEWVRSRRPHFALTIEGDSMIEAGIMDGDVAIIESCDIARDGEIVVALVDRSEATLKIIKRLGQHVALIPANRRYETRMLEAHRVRIQGRLVALLRRYH, encoded by the coding sequence ATGCTCACGCGCAAGCAGCATGATCTTCTGCGGTTCATCCACGAACGGCTGGAGGAGACGGGCATCGCCCCCTCCTTCGACGAGATGAAGGAGGCCCTGGGCCTCAGGTCCAAGTCCGGCGTCCACCGGCTGGTGACCGCCCTGGAGGAACGCGGCTTCCTGCGCCGCCTGCCGCACCGGGCGCGCGCGCTGGAGGTGCTGCGGCCGCCGCCGGAGCTGGAGCTCGCCGCCGGTCGCGGCGGCGCGCCCCGGGCCCGCGCGGGGGGCGAGCGGACGGTGGTGCCCTTCGCCGGCCGCGAGGCGGCGGCGGCGACGGTCACCGTGCCTCTGCACGGCCGCATCGCCGCCGGCACGCCGATCGAGGCGCTGGAGGAGGTCGACAGCCACATCGCCATCCCGCAGGAATGGGTGCGCAGCCGCCGGCCGCATTTCGCGCTGACCATCGAGGGCGACAGCATGATCGAGGCCGGGATCATGGATGGCGATGTCGCCATCATCGAATCCTGCGATATCGCGCGTGATGGCGAGATCGTCGTCGCCCTCGTCGACCGCAGCGAGGCGACGCTGAAGATCATCAAGCGTCTCGGCCAGCACGTGGCGCTGATCCCGGCCAACCGCCGCTACGAGACCCGGATGCTGGAGGCGCACCGGGTGCGCATCCAGGGCCGGCTCGTCGCGCTGCTGCGCCGCTATCATTGA
- a CDS encoding SAM-dependent methyltransferase, whose protein sequence is MTKQTPMTSQAARHAPATLRNREPILAILRAVLPAAGTVLEVASGTGEHAVFFAPRLAPRRWLPSDPDPANRASIAAWAEAVPEARPHLVLPPRALDVTAARWPVEDEALGPPITAIVAINLIHIAPIAALYGLMAGAGRILPEGGVLYLYGAMKIGGRHTAASNEAFDRWLKEQDPRWGVRDLAEVEAAARPHGLRLVETIPMPANNFSVILTKGESGAP, encoded by the coding sequence GTGACGAAGCAGACGCCCATGACTTCACAGGCGGCCCGGCATGCGCCGGCGACCCTGCGCAATCGCGAGCCGATTCTCGCCATCTTGCGGGCGGTTCTGCCGGCGGCCGGAACGGTGCTGGAGGTCGCAAGCGGCACCGGCGAACACGCCGTCTTCTTCGCGCCGCGGCTCGCCCCGCGGCGTTGGCTGCCGAGCGATCCCGATCCCGCCAACCGCGCCAGCATCGCCGCCTGGGCCGAGGCGGTGCCCGAGGCGCGCCCCCATCTCGTGCTCCCGCCGCGCGCGCTCGACGTGACGGCGGCGCGCTGGCCGGTGGAGGACGAGGCGCTCGGCCCGCCGATCACCGCGATCGTCGCGATCAATCTGATCCACATCGCCCCGATCGCCGCGCTTTACGGCCTGATGGCGGGTGCCGGGCGCATCCTGCCTGAAGGCGGCGTGCTGTATCTCTACGGCGCGATGAAGATCGGCGGTCGCCACACCGCAGCCTCCAACGAGGCCTTCGACCGCTGGCTGAAGGAGCAGGATCCGCGCTGGGGCGTGCGGGATCTCGCGGAGGTCGAGGCGGCCGCCCGCCCGCACGGCCTGCGCCTCGTCGAGACGATCCCGATGCCCGCGAACAACTTCTCGGTCATCCTGACGAAAGGCGAATCGGGCGCGCCGTGA
- the groS gene encoding 10 kDa chaperonin gives MAFKPLHDRVLVRRIETEERTKGGIIIPDTAKEKPQEGEVIAVGPGARDETGKLIPLDVKPGDRILFGKWSGTEVKIDGEEYLIMKESDILGIIVPEEEKKAAA, from the coding sequence ATGGCATTCAAACCGCTGCATGATCGTGTCCTTGTCCGTCGCATCGAGACGGAGGAGCGCACCAAGGGCGGGATCATCATTCCGGACACCGCGAAGGAGAAGCCCCAGGAGGGCGAGGTGATCGCGGTGGGTCCCGGTGCGCGTGACGAGACGGGCAAGCTGATCCCGCTGGACGTCAAGCCGGGTGACCGCATCCTCTTCGGCAAGTGGTCGGGCACCGAGGTCAAGATCGATGGGGAAGAGTACCTCATCATGAAGGAGTCCGACATCCTCGGCATCATCGTGCCGGAGGAGGAGAAGAAGGCGGCCGCCTGA
- a CDS encoding hypothetical protein (possible pseudo, frameshifted), with the protein MSTATGETARRSEAFPKRILISLGLAAAVMMLAAVPRPAGAGDVARGARVYKTTCIACHGAKGDGVVPGTPDFTDPKGPLAQDDAVLFDHIKNGFQSPGSMMAMPPKGGNPSLSDDDIRAVIAYLRATFGRAEEK; encoded by the coding sequence ATGAGCACAGCGACGGGCGAGACGGCGCGACGGAGTGAAGCATTCCCCAAGCGCATTCTGATCTCCCTGGGTCTGGCGGCGGCGGTCATGATGTTGGCAGCCGTTCCTCGCCCCGCCGGGGCTGGCGACGTGGCCCGTGGGGCCCGGGTCTACAAGACCACATGCATCGCCTGCCACGGGGCAAAGGGTGACGGCGTGGTTCCCGGCACGCCGGATTTCACGGATCCCAAAGGCCCGCTCGCCCAAGATGACGCCGTGCTCTTCGACCACATCAAGAACGGCTTCCAAAGCCCGGGTTCGATGATGGCGATGCCGCCCAAGGGCGGAAACCCGTCGCTCAGCGACGACGACATCCGTGCCGTCATCGCCTATCTGCGCGCCACCTTCGGCAGGGCGGAAGAGAAGTAG
- a CDS encoding pilus biosynthesis protein TadE: MMRSSAHTGTVFRRLARDRRGGPAVEFALVMPVLLMLTFAIIDFSYVAFADATLEGAVREAARRGITGYVPSGETREDYVRGRIIDAMAPFALEGGVDIRTRVYGRFSDIGEPEPFSDANGNGIYDPGECFTDVNGNGVWDPDMAKDGLGGASDVVVYEASVTLRTLTPLFPAFLGRPGMTIPLTAATAVRNEPYNLVVESGAGVEVCP; this comes from the coding sequence ATGATGCGGAGCTCGGCGCATACCGGGACGGTCTTCCGGCGGCTCGCGCGCGACCGGCGCGGCGGACCGGCGGTCGAGTTCGCGCTGGTGATGCCGGTGCTGCTGATGCTCACCTTCGCCATCATCGATTTCTCCTATGTCGCCTTCGCCGACGCGACGCTGGAAGGTGCCGTGCGCGAGGCGGCGCGGCGCGGGATCACCGGCTATGTCCCGAGCGGCGAGACCCGCGAAGACTATGTCCGCGGCCGCATCATCGACGCCATGGCGCCGTTTGCGCTGGAAGGAGGCGTGGACATCCGCACCCGCGTCTACGGCCGTTTCTCGGACATCGGCGAGCCGGAGCCGTTCTCGGATGCCAACGGCAACGGCATCTACGATCCCGGCGAATGCTTCACGGACGTCAACGGCAACGGCGTCTGGGATCCCGACATGGCGAAGGACGGGCTGGGCGGGGCCAGCGACGTCGTCGTCTACGAGGCCAGCGTGACCCTGCGCACGCTCACCCCCCTGTTTCCGGCATTCCTCGGCCGGCCGGGCATGACGATCCCGCTGACCGCCGCCACCGCCGTGCGCAACGAGCCCTACAATCTGGTGGTGGAAAGCGGCGCAGGAGTGGAGGTGTGCCCGTGA
- a CDS encoding CarD family transcriptional regulator gives MTETTSALDFQPGDYVVYPKHGVGRVVDIEEQEIAGTRLELYVVRFEKERMTLKVPTNKAKTVGMRRLSNKQRIEEAFATLKGKARIKRAMWSRRAQEYEAKINSGDIVSIAEVVRDLHRGEDQPEQSYSERQIYEAALSRLARELAAVEEIDEKEALKRLEKVLMAA, from the coding sequence ATGACGGAAACGACGAGCGCGCTCGATTTTCAGCCTGGTGACTATGTCGTCTATCCCAAGCATGGCGTCGGCCGGGTCGTCGACATCGAGGAGCAGGAGATCGCGGGCACGCGGCTCGAGCTCTATGTCGTGCGCTTCGAGAAGGAGCGCATGACCCTGAAGGTGCCGACGAACAAGGCGAAGACCGTCGGCATGCGGCGGCTTTCCAACAAGCAGCGCATCGAGGAGGCCTTCGCCACCTTGAAGGGCAAGGCGCGCATCAAGCGGGCGATGTGGAGCCGGCGCGCCCAGGAGTACGAGGCCAAGATCAATTCCGGCGACATCGTCTCGATCGCGGAGGTCGTGCGCGACCTGCACCGCGGCGAGGACCAGCCCGAGCAGTCCTACTCCGAGCGCCAGATTTACGAGGCGGCGCTGAGCCGGCTGGCGCGCGAGCTGGCGGCCGTCGAGGAGATCGACGAGAAGGAGGCCTTGAAGCGCCTCGAGAAGGTGCTGATGGCCGCCTGA
- a CDS encoding protein NnrS: MRIFFPLAALHALTAVLLWAGLYSGLWPGLLGEAGDPFAWHRHEMIFGFLAAALAGFVLTAVPNWTASRAPALRVVAGFALLWLIARVAAAASLLAGAGGGVPILALLAGPGFYLLLAIWAGRRIWRSGNRNLPVAVVVLLLGAADAADLGARLWPDALMRADIGWRTGLALMLLLIGLIGGRITPAFTRNWLAARGDERAQTVVMPNRQDALILLATAIGLGLWVARPEDVWTAWPLILLGGLHLLRLSRWQAGAARGEPLLVVLHLGYAWYALGFLLLGTAILLSPADAPQALHAWTVGAIGTMTLAVMTRAALGHSGRPLVADGWMVAMFVLVSLAAVLRLMTGLAAGAAIALIHAGATAWALAYLLYLLRLGPVLWRHRDR; the protein is encoded by the coding sequence ATGCGGATCTTCTTTCCTCTTGCGGCGCTCCATGCGCTGACGGCGGTGCTGCTGTGGGCGGGGCTCTACAGCGGCCTGTGGCCGGGGCTGCTCGGCGAGGCGGGCGATCCCTTCGCCTGGCACCGGCACGAGATGATCTTCGGGTTTCTCGCCGCTGCGCTTGCGGGATTCGTGCTGACCGCCGTGCCGAACTGGACGGCAAGTCGCGCACCTGCGCTGCGCGTCGTGGCGGGATTTGCGCTGCTGTGGCTCATCGCGCGCGTTGCGGCGGCGGCAAGCCTGCTCGCCGGCGCAGGCGGCGGAGTGCCGATCCTCGCCCTTCTCGCCGGGCCGGGTTTCTACCTGCTGCTTGCCATATGGGCGGGCCGGCGGATCTGGCGGAGCGGCAACCGGAACCTGCCGGTCGCGGTCGTCGTGCTGCTGCTGGGGGCCGCGGATGCCGCGGATCTTGGCGCGCGGCTGTGGCCGGACGCGCTCATGCGCGCCGACATCGGCTGGCGGACGGGGCTGGCGCTGATGCTCCTGCTCATCGGGCTCATCGGCGGGCGCATCACGCCGGCCTTCACCCGCAACTGGCTCGCGGCCCGGGGCGACGAGCGCGCGCAAACGGTGGTCATGCCCAACCGGCAGGACGCGCTGATCCTGCTCGCCACGGCCATCGGTCTGGGGCTGTGGGTCGCGCGCCCCGAGGACGTGTGGACGGCCTGGCCGCTCATTCTGCTCGGCGGGCTGCACCTGCTGCGGCTGAGCCGCTGGCAGGCGGGCGCGGCGCGCGGCGAGCCGCTGCTGGTGGTGCTGCATCTGGGCTATGCGTGGTATGCCTTGGGCTTTCTCCTGCTCGGGACCGCGATCCTGCTGTCGCCGGCCGATGCGCCCCAGGCCCTGCACGCCTGGACGGTCGGGGCGATCGGCACCATGACGCTCGCCGTCATGACCCGCGCGGCCCTCGGCCACAGCGGCCGGCCGCTGGTGGCGGACGGCTGGATGGTGGCGATGTTCGTGCTGGTGTCGCTTGCGGCGGTGCTGCGGCTGATGACGGGTCTTGCGGCCGGGGCGGCCATCGCCCTCATCCATGCGGGCGCGACGGCCTGGGCGCTCGCCTATCTGCTCTACCTGCTGCGCCTCGGGCCGGTGCTCTGGCGCCATCGCGACCGGTGA